The region TTCCCCCCAGGGTTCCCCTATGAGAAGGTGATCCAGAGGACCCTCTATATGCAGGTGCTGGATTACGATCGTTTCAGCAGGAACGACCCCATCGGGGAGGTGTCCATCCCCCTTAACAAGGTGGACCTGGGCAACCAGCAGACCTACTGGAAGGAGCTGAAGCCCTGCAGCGACGGCAGCGtgagtaaagtacacacacagactaggacagttgcagagggacaggggaggaggggagatgaggggGGAMGGMWYGAGASAGGGAACAAGGAGAAGGAGGGATGACGGGAAGACAGAAAGgggtagaggagatggagggagagagggttagtGAGTGGGGATGTCATTGTGTTTCTCAGGGGAGTCGAGGAGACCTGCTGGTGTCACTGTGCTACAACCCTCAAGCCAACACCATCACTGTGACCATCATCAAAGCCCGCAACCTCAAAGCCATGGACATCGGAGGCACCTCcggtacagtacatacagtacatacagtaccctGTCATCACCTGTTTCCTGTGTTACAGTCTGTCTACCTTAACATGTGTCAATGTGGTTTCAGTATCTCTCCATCCATACAgtatccaaaatgacaccctattccctatatagtgcactactttctatgagccctggtcaaaataagtgtattgtatagggattagggtgccatttgggatgaagcctcTGTGTTTAAGTGATGTGTCTCCCCCATCAGATCCCTATGTGAAGCTGTGGCTGATGCACAAGGACAAGCGTGTGGAGAAGAAGAAGACGGTGACAATGAAG is a window of Salvelinus sp. IW2-2015 unplaced genomic scaffold, ASM291031v2 Un_scaffold11556, whole genome shotgun sequence DNA encoding:
- the LOC112080085 gene encoding synaptotagmin-7-like, which translates into the protein MQVLDYDRFSRNDPIGEVSIPLNKVDLGNQQTYWKELKPCSDGSGSRGDLLVSLCYNPQANTITVTIIKARNLKAMDIGGTSDPYVKLWLMHKDKRVEKKKTVTMKCCLNPVFNESFPFDVPAHVLRETTIIITVMDKDKLSRNDVIGKIYLSWKSGPAEVKHWKDMMGKPRNAVQQWHALKA